One stretch of Lagenorhynchus albirostris chromosome 13, mLagAlb1.1, whole genome shotgun sequence DNA includes these proteins:
- the SOCS5 gene encoding suppressor of cytokine signaling 5, which translates to MDKVGKMWNNFKYRCQNLFSHEGGSRSENVDMNSNRCLSVKDKNISIGDSAPQQQSSPLRENVALQLGLSPSKNSSRRNRNCATEIPQIVEISIEKDNDSCVTPGTRLARRDSYSRHAPWGGKKKHSCSTKTQSSLDTDKKFGRTRSGLQRRERRYGVSSVHDMDSVSSRAVGSRSLRQRLQDTVGLCFPMRTYNKQSKPLFSNKRKIHLSELMLEKCPFPAGSDLAQKWHLIKQHTAPVSPHSTFFDTFDPSLVSTEDEEDRLRERRRLSIEEGVDPPPNAQIHTFEATAQVNPLYKLGPKLAPGMTEINGDNSAIPQANCDSEEDTTTLCLQSRRQKQRQVSGDSHAHVSRQGAWKVHTQIDYIHCLVPDLLQITGNPCYWGVMDRYEAEALLEGKPEGTFLLRDSAQEDYLFSVSFRRYNRSLHARIEQWNHNFSFDAHDPCVFHSSTVTGLLEHYKDPSSCMFFEPLLTISLNRTFPFSLQYICRAVICRCTTYDGIDGLPLPSMLQDFLKEYHYKQKVRVRWLEREPVKAK; encoded by the coding sequence ATGGATAAAGTGGGGAAAATGTGGAATAACTTCAAATACAGGTGTCAGAATCTCTTCAGTCATGAGGGAGGAAGCCGTAGTGAAAATGTGGATATGAACTCCAACAGATGTTTGTCTGTCAAAGACAAAAACATCAGTATAGGAGACTCAGCTCCTCAGCAACAAAGCAGTCCCTTAAGAGAAAATGTTGCCTTACAACTGGGGTTAAGCCCTTCAAAGAATTCTTCAAGGAGAAACCGAAACTGTGCCACTGAAATTCCTCAGATTGTTGAAATAAGCATTGAAAAGGATAATGACTCATGTGTCACCCCAGGAACAAGACTTGCAAGAAGAGATTCCTACTCTCGACATGCTCCTTGGGGTGGGAAGAAGAAACATTCCTGTTCTACAAAGACACAGAGTTCACTAGATACCGATAAAAAGTTTGGTAGAACTCGAAGTGGACTTCAAAGGAGAGAGAGGCGATATGGTGTAAGCTCTGTGCACGACATGGACAGCGTTTCCAGCAGAGCCGTAGGAAGTCGCTCTCTGAGACAGAGGTTGCAGGATACTGTGGGCTTGTGTTTTCCCATGAGAACTTACAACAAGCAGTCAAAGCCCCTCTtttctaataaaagaaaaatacaccttTCTGAGTTAATGCTTGAGAAATGCCCTTTTCCTGCTGGCTCGGATTTGGCCCAAAAATGGCATTTGATTAAACAGCATACAGCCCCTGTGAGCCCacattctacattttttgatACATTTGATCCATCCTTGGTTTCTACAGAAGATGAAGAAGATAGGCTTCGAGAGAGAAGGCGGCTTAGTATTGAAGAAGGGGTTGACCCCCCTCCCAACGCACAAATACATACGTTTGAAGCCACTGCACAGGTTAACCCGTTATATAAACTGGGACCAAAGTTAGCTCCTGGAATGACTGAAATAAATGGGGACAATTCTGCAATTCCACAAGCTAATTGTGACTCTGAAGAGGATACAACCACACTGTGTTTGCAGTCACGGAGGCAGAAGCAACGTCAGGTATCTGGAGACAGCCATGCCCACGTTAGCAGACAGGGAGCTTGGAAAGTCCATACACAGATTGATTACATACACTGCCTCGTGCCGGATTTGCTTCAGATCACAGGTAATCCCTGTTACTGGGGAGTGATGGACCGTTACGAAGCAGAAGCCCTTCTGGAAGGGAAACCTGAAGGTACATTTTTGCTCAGGGACTCTGCACAGGAGGACTACCTCTTCTCTGTGAGCTTCCGTCGCTACAACAGATCCCTGCATGCCCGAATTGAACAGTGGAATCACAACTTTAGTTTTGATGCTCACGACCCGTGTGTGTTTCACTCCTCCACTGTAACAGGACTTTTGGAACATTACAAAGACCCCAGTTCTTGCATGTTTTTTGAACCATTGCTTACGATATCACTAAATAGGACTTTCCCTTTTAGCCTGCAGTACATCTGCCGTGCAGTCATCTGCAGATGCACTACGTATGATGGAATCGATGGGCTCCCTTTACCATCAATGttacaggattttttaaaagagtatcaTTATAAACAAAAAGTTAGAGTTCGCTGGCTAGAACGAGAACCAGTCAAGGCAAAGTAA